The DNA region CGGAGATCCGTCGCAATGTCGCTACCGTCATCGACGACCTCGATTTCTTCCCCGACCTGAGCGTGGTCGAGCATCTCGACCTGTTGGCACGGGCGCACGGCTACGAGAATCCGGATCCGATGGTGGACGAGGTGCTGGACGAGGTGCAGTTGGTCCCGCAGGCGGGGCAACTGCCGGGCACCCTGTCCTCGGGCCAGCGTCGCCGGCTTGCGCTGGCCACCGCGTTCGTCCGGCCGCGCAAGCTGTTGATCATGGACGAGCCGGAGCAGCGGCTCGACACCGAAGGCGTGGCCTGGCTGTCCAAGCGGCTCCAGGCCGAGCGCAAGAGCGGGCTCGCGATCGTCTTCGCCAGCCACGAGCCGTCGCTGGTCGAGTCGGTGGCCACACGTGTCGTCCGGCTCGGCGCGCCGGCATGAGCACGTACGAGGGCACCGGCGACGCCGAGTTCGAGTCGTATCCAGCTCACCACGACGCCGGGTTCGAGGGTGACGAGGAGCCCGCCCACCTGGTGGTGCCGCCGGCCGCCGAACTGAAGGGGATGGTCCGGCACTGGCGCAAGGGCCGCGCCACCCGCAACCTCTGGGAGGCGTTCTCCGACGCCTACATCGCCGTGATCGCCGCGCTGATGATCGGCGGTGCGCTGGTCAATGTGGTCATTCGCGCCCAGCGCGCGGTGTCCGGCTGCACGACCGAGTCCTGCCTCTCCGCCCGGACCGTGCTGCCCTGGGCAACGCTGGCGTTGTCGATCGCCCTGGCGCTGGCGGTGGCGCGCCTGTTCGGACCGGTGCTGGCCTCGGCCGCCGAAGGCTTCTGGCTGTTGGACACGCCGGTCAAGCGGTCCCGGCTGCTTGGTCCGCGGCTGGCCGCGGCGCTGGTGGTGGCCCTGGTGCTCGGCGGCCTGATCGGCGCGGCGATCGCCGCGCTCACCGGCGGCGAGGCGGTGGTCATCGTGGCCTGGTCCGCGGCGACCGCGCTGGCCGCGACCGCCTCGGTGGCCGGTGCGGCCGCTCAGCAAGGCGCCGAACGCCGTCGTATGACCCAGTTCGTCACCTATCTGTTCGCGGTGCTCGGCGTGGCCGCGCTGGTGGTCGTGATCGGCATCG from Microlunatus phosphovorus NM-1 includes:
- a CDS encoding ABC transporter ATP-binding protein, translating into MAKRTTVLKVSGLKRAFGPHTIFDKFSLEVRAGEAIALTGRNGAGKSTLLRCLVGADRPDDGTIEVLGTPMSETSPEIRRNVATVIDDLDFFPDLSVVEHLDLLARAHGYENPDPMVDEVLDEVQLVPQAGQLPGTLSSGQRRRLALATAFVRPRKLLIMDEPEQRLDTEGVAWLSKRLQAERKSGLAIVFASHEPSLVESVATRVVRLGAPA